A genomic window from Prochlorococcus sp. RS04 includes:
- the mnmA gene encoding tRNA 2-thiouridine(34) synthase MnmA, with product MLKTQKDKKLENFFSSNNKTKKKKNIIVGLSGGVDSSLSAALLVERDWNVEGLTLWLMKGQGSCCSEGLVDAAGLCEDLGINHKIIDSREIFERKVIKKTTESYEKGFTPLPCSMCNKNVKFEEMLNYAISKKDFTHIATGHYARIKKSSYAEKINCKSFVFKDFLLLRGADENKDQSYFLYSLSQEVLSRLEFPLGEMKKEDTRREALRLGLRTAQKPESQDLCLVEHYGSMQIFIDKHIEPKEGEIVHVNGKVLGTHNGIQHFTVGQRKGLGIAWPEPLYVKSLDRGKNIVYVADKSDLFNKEAIISEVNWVSIEEPKQEIEVEAQIRYRSHPVKGTLIPLKSKDHPTKTFKLIFEDSQSSVTPGQAAVFYKGEILLGGGLIN from the coding sequence ATGTTAAAGACACAAAAGGATAAAAAATTAGAGAACTTTTTTTCTTCTAATAATAAAACTAAAAAGAAGAAAAATATTATTGTAGGTCTTTCTGGTGGCGTAGATAGTTCCCTTTCAGCTGCTCTTCTTGTAGAAAGAGACTGGAATGTTGAGGGACTAACTCTTTGGCTAATGAAAGGACAGGGCTCCTGTTGTTCTGAAGGATTAGTAGATGCTGCTGGCCTTTGTGAAGATTTGGGAATTAATCATAAAATAATAGACTCAAGAGAAATTTTCGAAAGAAAGGTAATTAAAAAAACTACTGAAAGCTATGAGAAAGGATTCACTCCACTGCCATGTTCGATGTGCAACAAGAATGTGAAGTTTGAAGAGATGCTTAATTACGCAATAAGCAAAAAAGACTTTACTCATATTGCGACAGGACATTACGCAAGGATAAAAAAGTCATCTTATGCTGAAAAAATTAATTGCAAGAGCTTTGTATTTAAAGACTTCCTTCTTCTCAGAGGTGCTGACGAAAACAAAGACCAAAGTTATTTTCTTTATTCTCTTTCCCAAGAAGTACTAAGCAGATTAGAATTTCCTCTAGGTGAAATGAAAAAAGAAGATACAAGAAGGGAAGCCCTCAGATTAGGCCTTAGAACTGCTCAAAAACCAGAAAGTCAAGATTTATGTTTAGTTGAGCATTATGGATCAATGCAGATATTTATCGACAAACATATAGAACCCAAAGAAGGAGAAATTGTTCATGTAAATGGGAAAGTCCTTGGGACGCACAATGGAATTCAGCACTTTACGGTAGGTCAGAGAAAAGGGTTGGGCATTGCTTGGCCGGAACCTTTATATGTAAAAAGTTTAGACAGGGGAAAAAACATAGTTTATGTAGCAGATAAAAGTGATCTCTTTAATAAAGAAGCAATAATTAGTGAGGTTAACTGGGTTTCAATCGAAGAACCTAAGCAAGAGATTGAAGTAGAAGCACAAATCAGATATAGAAGTCATCCAGTAAAAGGAACTTTAATCCCTTTGAAAAGTAAGGATCATCCTACTAAAACATTTAAATTAATTTTTGAAGATAGTCAAAGTTCGGTAACGCCCGGACAAGCTGCAGTTTTTTATAAAGGAGAAATTTTATTAGGTGGAGGGTTAATTAATTAA
- a CDS encoding NAD(P)H-hydrate epimerase yields MNEIVWPTIDSKHLIVDSKQMLIVEKEMFSDGMPQEALMEKAGIQISRWLLKKKPLLNNGITVFIGPGHNGGDGAVIARELFLKGFYVQVWCPFPIKKTLTNDHLNYLTSIGVTKLVEPPDANRKDLWIDAVFGNNQTRKVDDKLINLFNQKFHKKSGKVISIDIPTGLCPDKGEPFLEDAVKADYTLAIGLYKIGLTQDSALPFIGELQHIDIGIPTSKLSKVEKKIFKITYKDIKNIDLPYLPKNSNKYKRGKTLLIAGSEKYPGAAFLALKGAISSGAGYISAVLPELVAESIWQVAPEIVIKETMQSNQNGNASLFSALKNIDLSEFDSLAVGPGIGIDNNDWQKSKDFLMDFGGLLILDADALNRISESKLGANFFLERKFKTWITPHIKEFGRLFPNIKSNTNVGLARDAAKEFNISILLKGANSIVADNTKVWQLFGTDSQTARAGLGDLLAGFVAGSSAIDLTLCRNISTDFFAKYVLLHSFAASKCKSGSNASAIGDELAKLMRNTKTRQIS; encoded by the coding sequence ATGAACGAAATTGTATGGCCAACAATTGATTCTAAACATTTAATTGTTGATTCAAAGCAAATGTTGATAGTAGAGAAAGAAATGTTTTCTGATGGAATGCCACAAGAAGCATTGATGGAAAAAGCTGGTATCCAAATTAGTAGATGGCTCTTAAAAAAGAAACCTCTTCTAAATAATGGAATAACTGTTTTTATAGGTCCTGGGCATAATGGTGGGGATGGTGCAGTAATAGCTAGAGAGCTTTTTTTGAAAGGTTTTTATGTTCAGGTATGGTGTCCATTCCCGATAAAAAAAACACTGACAAATGACCACCTTAATTATCTTACATCTATTGGTGTCACAAAATTAGTAGAGCCTCCTGATGCAAATAGGAAAGATCTTTGGATTGATGCAGTTTTTGGTAATAATCAAACAAGAAAAGTTGATGATAAATTAATTAATTTATTCAATCAAAAATTTCATAAAAAATCTGGAAAGGTAATAAGTATTGATATTCCAACAGGATTATGTCCTGATAAGGGAGAGCCTTTTTTAGAAGACGCAGTAAAGGCAGACTATACCTTGGCCATTGGTCTTTATAAGATTGGGTTGACCCAAGATTCTGCTTTACCTTTTATTGGAGAATTGCAGCATATAGATATTGGGATCCCTACTAGTAAGCTGTCCAAAGTTGAAAAAAAGATTTTTAAGATTACTTACAAAGATATAAAAAATATTGATCTACCTTATTTGCCAAAAAATTCCAACAAATATAAAAGAGGCAAAACTTTGTTAATTGCAGGAAGTGAAAAATATCCTGGCGCTGCATTTTTGGCATTAAAAGGGGCCATATCAAGTGGAGCAGGTTATATCTCGGCTGTCCTGCCTGAGTTAGTTGCTGAATCTATTTGGCAAGTTGCTCCAGAAATAGTTATAAAAGAAACTATGCAATCCAATCAAAATGGTAATGCATCTTTATTTAGTGCATTAAAGAATATTGATTTAAGTGAATTTGATTCATTAGCTGTCGGCCCAGGAATAGGAATTGATAATAATGATTGGCAAAAATCAAAAGACTTTCTTATGGATTTTGGAGGATTATTGATCTTGGATGCAGATGCACTTAATAGAATTTCGGAATCTAAGTTGGGAGCAAATTTCTTTTTAGAGAGAAAATTTAAAACATGGATTACGCCACATATTAAAGAATTTGGAAGATTATTTCCTAATATCAAATCTAATACCAATGTTGGGCTTGCACGTGATGCGGCAAAAGAATTCAATATTAGTATTTTGTTAAAAGGAGCAAACAGCATAGTTGCTGATAATACAAAAGTATGGCAACTTTTTGGAACCGATTCTCAGACAGCTCGAGCTGGATTGGGTGATCTTTTAGCTGGTTTTGTAGCTGGTAGTTCTGCGATTGATTTAACCTTGTGCAGAAATATATCAACAGATTTTTTTGCTAAATATGTGCTTTTGCATTCATTCGCTGCATCGAAGTGCAAAAGTGGGTCAAATGCTTCTGCTATTGGTGACGAACTGGCAAAATTAATGAGAAATACAAAAACGAGACAAATATCTTGA
- a CDS encoding RpoD/SigA family RNA polymerase sigma factor — protein sequence MVSSLPTQSEQPKRRSNDPISWYLQNIGRVPLLTPAEEIELGNQVQKMMILTEDGQLNEKINDFTTQQKRTIKIGRRAKERMMKANLRLVVSVAKKYQGKGLELLDLVQEGSLGLERAVEKFDPTRGYKFSTYAFWWIRQSMTRAIACQSRTIRLPVHLSERLASIRKVSRDLAHKLGAMPSRIEIAEAMEIDVEELDSVLRQALSTSSLDAPVNGDDGRSFLGDLIADSNNEEPLDQVEQKMHQEQLGKWLSHLSEQEQHVLKLRFGLDSNERHTLAEIGRLLEVSRERVRQVELKALRKLRNLTRKLPSGI from the coding sequence ATGGTCTCATCATTACCAACTCAATCAGAACAACCAAAAAGGAGGAGTAATGATCCAATAAGTTGGTATTTGCAGAATATTGGTAGAGTTCCCTTATTAACACCTGCCGAAGAGATTGAATTGGGTAATCAAGTCCAGAAGATGATGATTCTTACAGAAGATGGACAATTAAACGAAAAGATTAATGATTTTACAACTCAGCAAAAAAGAACTATAAAAATTGGTCGAAGAGCTAAAGAAAGAATGATGAAAGCTAACTTAAGATTAGTTGTCAGTGTGGCAAAAAAATATCAAGGTAAAGGACTAGAATTACTCGATTTAGTACAAGAAGGTTCTCTTGGGTTGGAGAGGGCTGTTGAAAAATTTGATCCGACAAGAGGATATAAGTTTTCTACTTATGCCTTTTGGTGGATTAGGCAAAGTATGACAAGAGCGATTGCCTGTCAATCAAGAACCATCCGTTTACCTGTTCACTTAAGTGAAAGGTTAGCTTCTATTAGAAAAGTTAGTAGAGATTTAGCTCATAAGCTAGGTGCTATGCCAAGCAGAATTGAAATTGCAGAGGCAATGGAAATTGATGTTGAAGAATTGGATTCTGTTTTAAGACAAGCTTTATCGACAAGTAGTTTGGATGCTCCAGTAAATGGTGATGATGGCAGGAGCTTTTTAGGTGATTTAATTGCAGATAGTAATAATGAAGAGCCTTTAGATCAAGTTGAACAGAAAATGCATCAAGAGCAACTCGGTAAGTGGTTAAGTCATTTAAGCGAGCAAGAACAACATGTTCTCAAGCTAAGATTTGGACTTGATTCAAATGAGAGACATACTCTTGCAGAAATTGGAAGATTATTAGAAGTTTCTAGAGAAAGAGTAAGACAAGTTGAACTTAAGGCATTAAGAAAATTAAGGAATTTAACTAGAAAATTACCTAGCGGTATTTAA
- the pdhA gene encoding pyruvate dehydrogenase (acetyl-transferring) E1 component subunit alpha, with protein sequence MLTNQNFVKVFFLETHVERISNLQDIKKAELNRETGLFLYEDMTLGRRFEDKCAEMYYRGKMFGFVHLYNGQEAISTGVIGAMKKKHDWFCSTYRDHVHALSAGVPSFEVMSELFGKATGCSKGRGGSMHLFSKEHHLLGGYAFIGEGIPVALGAAFSSRYKKEVAGDKTSDAVTAAFFGDGTCNNGQFFECLNMAQLWKLPIIFVVENNKWAIGMAHDRATSNPEIWRKASAFGMQGEEVDGMDVLAVRGAAQRAIDRARAGEGPTLLECLTYRYRGHSLADPDELRSEKEKEFWGKRDPIKKLAQELIDGKFATKEELKIIEKKIDTEISESVKNAIEAPEPPSEELTKYIWAED encoded by the coding sequence ATGTTAACAAATCAAAACTTCGTTAAGGTATTTTTCTTGGAAACACACGTAGAGAGAATCTCAAATCTTCAAGACATAAAAAAAGCCGAATTAAATCGAGAAACCGGATTATTTCTTTATGAAGACATGACACTTGGTCGTAGGTTTGAAGATAAGTGTGCAGAAATGTATTACAGGGGCAAAATGTTTGGTTTCGTTCATTTATATAACGGTCAAGAGGCTATAAGTACGGGAGTAATTGGTGCCATGAAAAAGAAACATGATTGGTTTTGTAGTACCTATCGCGATCATGTTCATGCATTAAGTGCCGGTGTTCCCTCATTTGAAGTAATGAGTGAACTTTTTGGGAAAGCTACTGGTTGTAGCAAAGGCCGAGGTGGATCCATGCACTTATTCTCAAAAGAGCATCACTTACTCGGAGGATATGCATTTATTGGAGAGGGAATTCCAGTTGCCTTAGGGGCAGCCTTTTCAAGTAGATATAAAAAGGAAGTGGCTGGTGATAAAACTAGTGATGCGGTAACTGCAGCATTCTTTGGTGATGGGACTTGCAATAATGGGCAGTTTTTTGAATGTTTAAATATGGCCCAGTTATGGAAATTACCTATAATTTTTGTTGTTGAAAATAATAAATGGGCTATCGGTATGGCTCATGATAGAGCTACTAGCAATCCTGAAATCTGGAGAAAAGCGTCTGCTTTTGGTATGCAAGGCGAGGAAGTTGATGGGATGGATGTATTAGCAGTAAGAGGAGCCGCACAAAGAGCAATAGATCGAGCCAGAGCAGGAGAAGGGCCCACACTTTTAGAATGTCTGACTTATAGATACAGGGGGCATTCTCTTGCAGATCCAGATGAACTAAGGTCTGAAAAAGAGAAGGAGTTTTGGGGTAAAAGAGATCCTATTAAGAAATTAGCTCAAGAGTTGATTGATGGTAAATTCGCAACGAAAGAAGAATTAAAAATAATTGAAAAGAAAATCGATACCGAGATATCTGAGTCAGTCAAAAATGCTATTGAAGCTCCCGAACCCCCTTCAGAAGAATTAACCAAATATATTTGGGCAGAAGATTAG
- a CDS encoding IMS domain-containing protein, with product MELPLDHFRLIGVSPSATSEEILRAFQLRLDKTPDEGFTYEVLTQRSELLRLTADLLTDPESRREYENLLLNGNSGLDFSSNREVAGLILLWESGLPKEAFKITRKALQPPQTPALGSSREADLTLLAALTARDSAIQEQQLRSYSNAADFLHEGIQLLQRMGKLGDIRKELEEDLVALLPYRILDLLSRDLNDQESHKKGLSMLENLIIKRGGLEGNNKSEYKDYLNQQEFEAFFQQIKPFLTVQEQIDLFLELQKRGSLEAGFLAFLSLTAIGFSRRKPEKLFEARRILKKLNLSGLDSMPLVGCLDLLLADIEQASARFSSSSDENLRDWLNSYPGNKLEAICIFCKNWLENDVLVGYRDIESKEVDLDSWFEDREIQEFIEKLEKKSNKIAIRSNLQSQQIEKESSTKTTEDFDNLLDNIDERKLPWPGGIKRDYEKVEIKEYDFNEEYFKKKPIEFYNYLIEKIAELKFSFGEFLKDKEIINRTPYLIYIYAFLILFAFGIGIGFLRNNLKKSIQDESIAEKPLIAIDKNQKLNDIDIIQEIKKNPSSKLNSISEKSTAIISYEFKELNTASPSLEDIRNLINGWLLSKSNYLAGKSEINLSNIVSKGLIDRTIEERQNDIKKGIYKEINSQIRKIDLESQTASRIVVLVELNYIERIVKNSGEFVNETSLNPLKVKYILGFSNKSWKLVDFVSGL from the coding sequence TTGGAACTTCCTTTAGACCATTTTCGTTTAATTGGCGTAAGCCCCTCTGCAACTTCTGAGGAAATATTAAGGGCGTTTCAATTGCGGTTAGATAAAACACCTGATGAAGGTTTTACTTATGAAGTATTAACCCAAAGATCCGAGTTGCTCCGCCTTACTGCTGATCTACTTACAGATCCAGAAAGCAGAAGAGAGTATGAAAATTTGTTGTTAAATGGGAATTCTGGATTGGATTTTTCCTCAAATAGAGAAGTAGCAGGATTAATACTTCTTTGGGAATCGGGTTTACCAAAAGAAGCGTTTAAAATCACGAGAAAAGCATTGCAGCCCCCACAAACTCCAGCTTTAGGAAGTAGTAGAGAAGCTGATTTAACATTGTTGGCTGCTTTAACAGCTAGAGATTCTGCAATTCAAGAACAACAGCTTAGATCCTATTCAAACGCGGCCGACTTTTTACATGAAGGAATACAACTTCTACAAAGAATGGGAAAGCTTGGAGACATAAGAAAAGAACTTGAAGAAGACTTGGTTGCTTTACTTCCTTACAGAATCCTAGATCTACTTAGTAGGGATCTGAATGATCAAGAGTCTCATAAAAAAGGCTTAAGTATGTTGGAAAATTTAATAATCAAAAGAGGTGGTTTAGAAGGTAATAATAAATCTGAATATAAAGATTATTTAAATCAGCAAGAGTTTGAAGCTTTTTTTCAACAAATTAAGCCATTTTTGACAGTGCAAGAACAGATTGATTTGTTTCTTGAATTACAAAAAAGAGGATCATTAGAAGCAGGATTTTTAGCTTTTCTATCCTTAACAGCTATTGGTTTCTCTAGAAGAAAGCCAGAAAAATTATTTGAAGCGAGGAGAATTTTAAAAAAACTAAATTTATCCGGTCTTGATTCAATGCCTCTAGTTGGTTGTTTAGATTTGCTTTTAGCTGATATTGAACAAGCCTCAGCAAGATTTTCGAGTAGTTCTGATGAAAATTTACGAGATTGGCTTAATAGTTATCCTGGAAATAAGTTAGAAGCGATATGTATTTTTTGTAAAAATTGGTTAGAGAATGATGTTTTAGTTGGGTATAGAGACATTGAATCAAAAGAGGTTGATTTAGATTCTTGGTTTGAAGATAGGGAAATTCAAGAATTTATTGAAAAATTAGAAAAGAAATCAAATAAAATTGCAATTAGGTCAAATCTTCAGAGCCAACAGATTGAGAAGGAATCCTCCACAAAAACGACTGAAGACTTTGATAATTTATTGGACAATATTGATGAAAGGAAATTACCTTGGCCTGGTGGTATAAAACGAGATTATGAAAAGGTTGAGATCAAAGAATACGATTTCAATGAGGAATACTTTAAGAAAAAACCAATAGAGTTTTATAATTATTTAATTGAAAAAATTGCTGAATTAAAGTTTAGTTTTGGGGAATTCTTAAAGGATAAAGAGATTATTAATCGTACGCCCTATTTAATTTATATCTACGCGTTTTTGATCTTATTTGCATTTGGTATTGGCATTGGATTTTTAAGAAATAATTTAAAAAAATCAATTCAGGACGAATCTATTGCTGAAAAACCTTTAATTGCCATAGATAAAAATCAAAAGCTTAATGACATAGATATTATTCAAGAAATAAAAAAAAATCCTTCAAGTAAATTAAATTCTATTTCTGAGAAATCTACTGCAATTATTTCCTATGAATTCAAAGAACTTAATACAGCTTCACCTTCTTTGGAAGATATAAGGAATTTAATTAATGGATGGCTTCTAAGTAAAAGTAATTATTTAGCAGGAAAGAGTGAAATAAATCTTTCAAACATTGTTAGTAAAGGTCTAATTGATCGAACAATCGAAGAAAGACAGAACGATATCAAGAAAGGAATTTATAAGGAAATAAATTCCCAAATACGTAAGATTGATTTGGAATCGCAAACTGCATCTCGAATAGTTGTTTTAGTAGAGTTAAATTATATAGAGAGAATAGTAAAGAATTCTGGAGAATTTGTTAATGAAACATCATTAAATCCCCTTAAAGTTAAATATATTTTGGGTTTTTCAAATAAATCATGGAAATTGGTCGATTTCGTGAGCGGCTTGTAA
- the ffh gene encoding signal recognition particle protein — MFDELSSRFEDAVKGLRGEAKISENNINDALKEVKRALLDADVSLSVVKEFITDVKDKAIGEEVVRGVNPGQKFIEVVNKELINIMGNENSPLNENENSPTVILMAGLQGAGKTTATGKLGLYLKEKDKKVLLVAADIYRPAAVEQLKTLGSQYELEVFSAKEKNSKPEEIAKEALNFASENDFNSIIIDTAGRLQIDDSMMSEMVRIKEVSNPDEVLLVVDSMIGQEAADLTKSFHEKVGITGAILTKLDGDSRGGAALSIRKISGKPIKFIGVGEKIEALQPFHPERMASRILGMGDVLTLVEKAQKEVELADAEAMQKKLQEATFDFNDFVKQMRLIKRMGSLGGLIKLIPGMNKIDDGMIKDGEDQLKKIESMISSMTLEEKQKPEVLAAQPSRRQRIAQGSGYEAKDVDKVLADFQRMRGFMKQMSNGGMPGMGGMPGMGGMPGMGGMPGMGGMPGMPGMGGMSGNKSMKKQKNNKKKKGFADL; from the coding sequence ATGTTTGATGAACTCTCTTCACGCTTTGAAGACGCAGTAAAGGGTTTAAGAGGCGAAGCAAAAATTAGTGAAAATAATATTAACGATGCCTTGAAGGAGGTAAAAAGAGCACTCCTTGATGCAGATGTTAGTTTATCTGTAGTAAAAGAGTTTATAACAGATGTTAAAGATAAAGCTATTGGAGAAGAAGTAGTTAGGGGTGTAAATCCAGGTCAAAAATTTATAGAAGTTGTTAATAAGGAATTGATTAACATCATGGGGAATGAAAATTCTCCATTAAACGAAAATGAAAATAGTCCTACAGTCATTTTGATGGCTGGACTTCAGGGAGCGGGTAAAACAACTGCAACAGGAAAATTAGGACTTTACTTAAAGGAAAAAGATAAAAAAGTTCTATTGGTTGCTGCAGATATTTATCGACCAGCAGCTGTAGAGCAACTTAAAACATTGGGAAGTCAATATGAATTGGAAGTTTTTTCAGCTAAAGAAAAAAATAGCAAACCAGAAGAAATAGCAAAGGAAGCATTGAATTTTGCTAGTGAAAATGATTTTAATTCGATAATTATTGATACTGCAGGAAGACTGCAAATTGATGATTCCATGATGAGCGAGATGGTTCGAATAAAAGAAGTCTCTAATCCTGATGAGGTTTTGCTTGTTGTTGATTCAATGATTGGGCAAGAAGCTGCAGACTTAACAAAGTCATTTCATGAAAAAGTAGGAATCACAGGGGCGATATTAACTAAGTTGGATGGTGATTCAAGAGGCGGAGCAGCTTTATCAATAAGAAAAATAAGTGGTAAACCAATCAAATTTATAGGTGTAGGCGAAAAAATAGAGGCACTGCAACCATTTCATCCAGAGAGAATGGCTAGCAGAATTTTAGGCATGGGTGATGTATTGACACTTGTTGAAAAAGCGCAAAAAGAAGTTGAACTTGCTGATGCAGAAGCGATGCAAAAGAAACTTCAAGAAGCGACTTTCGATTTTAATGATTTTGTAAAGCAAATGAGATTAATTAAAAGAATGGGTTCACTTGGTGGATTGATCAAATTGATTCCGGGAATGAATAAGATAGATGATGGGATGATAAAAGATGGAGAAGATCAACTTAAGAAAATAGAATCTATGATCTCGTCAATGACTCTTGAGGAGAAACAAAAACCCGAAGTTCTTGCCGCTCAACCCTCAAGAAGACAAAGGATCGCTCAGGGTAGTGGTTATGAAGCAAAAGATGTAGATAAAGTTTTAGCTGATTTTCAAAGAATGAGAGGTTTTATGAAACAAATGTCTAACGGAGGAATGCCAGGAATGGGAGGAATGCCAGGAATGGGAGGAATGCCAGGAATGGGAGGAATGCCAGGAATGGGAGGAATGCCAGGAATGCCAGGAATGGGAGGGATGAGTGGTAATAAGTCGATGAAAAAACAAAAAAATAATAAAAAGAAAAAAGGTTTTGCCGATTTATAG
- the rpsP gene encoding 30S ribosomal protein S16: MIKLRLKRFGKKKEASFRIVACNSTSRRDGRPLQELGFYNPRTKETRLDTEALRTRLIQGAQPTNVVRTLLEKGGLLEKTERPSIAIGKAKLEKEKLAKAKTKDEENDSTKAESESNEAES; this comes from the coding sequence ATGATTAAATTGCGCCTTAAGCGCTTTGGGAAGAAAAAAGAGGCAAGTTTCAGAATTGTTGCATGCAATAGTACTTCCAGAAGAGATGGTAGACCTCTACAAGAACTAGGTTTTTATAATCCAAGAACTAAGGAAACCAGGCTTGACACAGAAGCTTTAAGAACAAGACTTATTCAGGGTGCTCAGCCAACTAATGTTGTGAGAACTTTATTAGAAAAGGGAGGGTTATTAGAAAAAACAGAGAGACCATCTATCGCAATTGGTAAAGCAAAGTTAGAGAAGGAAAAATTAGCTAAGGCTAAAACTAAAGACGAAGAAAATGATAGTACTAAAGCAGAAAGCGAAAGTAATGAAGCTGAAAGCTAG